Proteins from one Actinomycetota bacterium genomic window:
- a CDS encoding V-type ATPase 116kDa subunit family protein — MLLTMSKVEIVGVKTQFFQVLETLQDLGTLHLEDITKKKGPRYADLIPMEMDPALEEERNLLQNLAMRNNAILAELVPPKEKVSKAVLEEKYRSFQGKTLGDISAMVEEEESSTRELISYKNELEVEMSRLSKYEPIIKKVYPLASKVTTTEQYTSVALLIEERYKQVLDYIEHELERITGGQCDVFSARVDENTHAAILVFHKRFSEQVHNFLAAENVNQVRLPTELADKPYDEALQEIETRYKEIPPKLEKVKEDLEDVSNRWYATLVALKDYLSDRIESLNAIPKFGQSGHAFVITGWMPSDQVEPTRKLLEEKFEGKVEVTEELPTHAEMEEAPSAMQNPAAVKPFEFIYLLIKPPKYGHLDPTFLVAIFFPLLFGFMLGDMGYALVLFGVAMLIRRIIKKRASGGVFATLFANVLLICSISSFIFGLLYFEFFGDLLIRLFGWKDAAGHVEVQWVWGYINVNGVEEPWGWPLERIAQANEGMFKLLLIVVIIIGALHIGSALVIGMIDGIKHKDRKHVIEKAGYLLFILGLVVIFGSLWGIKSAKDVAVPLGAVMSLAGIGMAGYGGGFGGGLEAALTFGNLLSYARLYGIGLASVILAEVANELGAEFGSGLMIILGVIVAALLHTLNIALGVLSPSIQSLRLNLVESFTKFYQETDVVYKPFKRSGGE; from the coding sequence ATGTTACTGACGATGTCGAAAGTGGAGATCGTGGGGGTGAAGACCCAATTCTTCCAGGTTCTAGAGACCCTTCAGGACCTGGGCACACTCCATCTCGAGGACATCACCAAGAAGAAAGGTCCGCGCTATGCGGACCTGATCCCGATGGAGATGGACCCGGCGCTGGAGGAGGAGAGGAACCTGCTGCAGAACCTGGCCATGCGCAACAACGCCATCCTCGCGGAGCTGGTGCCCCCCAAGGAGAAGGTCAGCAAGGCAGTGCTGGAGGAGAAATACCGCTCCTTCCAGGGCAAGACCCTCGGCGATATATCGGCCATGGTGGAGGAGGAGGAGAGTTCAACCCGCGAATTAATATCCTATAAGAACGAGCTGGAAGTGGAGATGTCGCGCCTCTCCAAATACGAGCCCATAATCAAGAAGGTCTACCCGCTGGCCAGCAAGGTCACCACCACCGAACAGTATACATCGGTGGCCCTGCTCATCGAGGAGCGCTACAAGCAGGTGCTCGATTATATCGAGCACGAGCTGGAGAGGATAACCGGGGGACAGTGCGATGTCTTCTCGGCCCGCGTGGACGAGAACACCCACGCCGCCATCCTCGTCTTCCACAAGCGCTTTTCCGAGCAGGTACACAACTTCCTGGCAGCGGAGAACGTCAACCAGGTGCGCCTGCCGACGGAGCTGGCGGACAAGCCCTATGACGAAGCGCTACAGGAGATAGAGACGCGTTACAAGGAGATACCCCCCAAGCTCGAGAAGGTCAAGGAAGACCTGGAGGACGTCTCGAATAGGTGGTACGCAACCCTTGTGGCTCTCAAGGACTACCTTTCCGACCGCATCGAGTCCCTTAACGCCATCCCCAAGTTCGGGCAGAGCGGACATGCCTTCGTCATCACGGGCTGGATGCCCTCCGACCAGGTCGAGCCGACGCGAAAGCTGCTGGAGGAGAAGTTCGAGGGCAAGGTGGAGGTCACCGAGGAGCTGCCGACACACGCGGAGATGGAGGAGGCCCCATCGGCGATGCAGAACCCGGCGGCGGTCAAGCCCTTCGAGTTCATCTACCTGCTCATCAAGCCGCCCAAGTACGGGCACCTTGACCCCACCTTCCTGGTGGCCATCTTCTTCCCCCTGCTCTTCGGTTTCATGTTGGGGGACATGGGTTACGCCCTGGTACTCTTCGGGGTGGCGATGTTGATCAGGCGGATAATCAAGAAACGTGCGTCGGGGGGAGTGTTCGCCACGCTATTCGCCAACGTCCTCCTGATCTGTTCGATATCTTCTTTCATATTCGGCTTGTTGTACTTCGAGTTCTTTGGTGACCTCCTGATCCGCCTCTTTGGGTGGAAGGACGCGGCGGGGCATGTTGAGGTGCAGTGGGTGTGGGGATACATCAACGTCAACGGGGTTGAAGAGCCCTGGGGATGGCCGCTGGAGCGTATCGCGCAGGCCAACGAAGGTATGTTTAAGCTTCTGCTCATCGTGGTAATCATAATCGGTGCGCTGCATATAGGCAGCGCGCTGGTCATAGGGATGATCGACGGCATCAAGCACAAGGACCGCAAACACGTTATAGAGAAGGCGGGCTATCTCCTTTTCATCCTTGGTTTGGTCGTTATCTTCGGCAGCCTTTGGGGCATCAAGAGCGCCAAGGACGTTGCGGTCCCACTGGGGGCGGTGATGTCTCTCGCAGGCATTGGCATGGCGGGTTATGGAGGTGGCTTTGGAGGAGGTCTGGAAGCCGCTCTCACCTTCGGCAACCTCCTCTCCTACGCCCGTCTCTACGGCATCGGGCTGGCCTCGGTCATCCTGGCCGAGGTGGCCAACGAGCTGGGGGCCGAATTCGGATCGGGGCTGATGATAATACTGGGGGTCATTGTAGCCGCGCTACTGCATACGCTGAACATCGCACTCGGCGTGCTGAGCCCCTCGATACAATCGCTCCGTCTCAACTTGGTGGAGAGTTTTACCAAGTTTTATCAGGAAACAGACGTAGTCTATAAGCCGTTCAAGCGTTCAGGAGGTGAATAG
- a CDS encoding type III pantothenate kinase, whose protein sequence is MLLAIDVGNTQTVIGAYRDGELAGHWRVSTNSNQTGDELALYYQGFLMLKGLSFASFDAVIISSVVPPATMALEQMTREYWDFEPLIVGTNIDAGIRVLIDNPKELGPDRLVNTVAAFERYGGPGIVVDFGTATTFDAISGQGDYLGGVIAPGIEISSKALFRAAARLTRVDMHRPPSVIGKNTVWSLQSGIIFGFAGQVDRVVELMLQELGEEAKVIATGGLAEVVVEECRNIQFHDPLLTLHGLRLIYERERPQH, encoded by the coding sequence ATGCTGCTGGCCATTGATGTCGGAAACACCCAGACGGTGATCGGCGCCTACCGCGACGGCGAGCTGGCCGGACACTGGAGGGTCTCAACCAACTCCAACCAGACCGGCGATGAGTTGGCCCTCTATTACCAGGGGTTCCTGATGCTCAAGGGGCTATCCTTCGCCAGCTTCGACGCGGTGATCATCTCTTCCGTGGTCCCGCCGGCCACCATGGCCCTGGAGCAGATGACCAGGGAGTACTGGGACTTCGAGCCGCTCATCGTCGGCACCAATATCGACGCGGGCATCAGGGTGCTAATCGACAACCCCAAGGAGCTGGGGCCCGACCGCCTGGTGAACACGGTCGCGGCCTTCGAGAGGTATGGCGGCCCGGGCATCGTTGTGGACTTCGGCACCGCCACCACCTTCGATGCCATATCCGGGCAGGGCGATTACCTGGGAGGGGTGATAGCACCGGGGATCGAGATATCATCCAAGGCCCTTTTCAGGGCGGCGGCCCGGCTCACACGCGTGGATATGCACCGCCCACCTTCCGTCATCGGGAAGAACACCGTATGGAGCCTGCAGTCGGGGATAATCTTCGGTTTCGCTGGCCAGGTAGACCGGGTGGTCGAGCTGATGCTGCAGGAGTTGGGCGAGGAGGCCAAGGTCATCGCGACGGGAGGCCTGGCCGAGGTGGTAGTGGAAGAATGCCGCAACATCCAGTTCCACGACCCCCTGCTCACCCTCCACGGCCTGAGGTTGATCTACGAGAGGGAGAGGCCCCAGCACTAA
- the nadC gene encoding carboxylating nicotinate-nucleotide diphosphorylase yields MEEGFRRICMEAVQRALDEDLQSSGDITSRALISTDARGRGRIVMREEGVVAGLPLASMTFRLLDNRIGFHALVNDGERLPASSEIAVVEGQVVTILEGERTALNFLQRLSGIATLTSRFVAAVAPFATVILDTRKTTPGMRGLEKYAVRAGGGKNHRFGLYDAVLIKDNHIAAVGGTGKAVELARAAVTGGTPVEVEVQRLQDLEEAIQAGADVVMLDNMTVAEVKEAVLCSRGRVKLEASGGIDLENVAAYAGTGVDFISVGALTHSARALDIALDLE; encoded by the coding sequence ATGGAAGAGGGATTCCGGCGCATATGCATGGAGGCGGTCCAGAGGGCCCTTGACGAGGACCTCCAGAGTTCCGGCGACATTACCTCCCGCGCCCTCATCTCAACCGATGCCAGGGGGAGGGGGCGGATCGTCATGCGCGAAGAGGGCGTAGTGGCTGGACTCCCCCTCGCCTCCATGACCTTCAGGCTCCTCGACAACAGGATCGGCTTCCATGCCCTGGTTAACGACGGGGAGCGCCTCCCCGCTTCCAGCGAGATCGCAGTGGTGGAAGGGCAGGTCGTGACGATACTGGAGGGCGAGCGTACGGCCCTCAATTTCCTGCAGAGGCTATCCGGGATCGCCACTCTGACCTCACGTTTCGTAGCCGCGGTAGCTCCCTTCGCAACGGTCATCCTGGACACTCGCAAGACAACCCCCGGGATGCGCGGCCTGGAAAAGTACGCGGTGCGCGCCGGGGGTGGCAAGAACCACCGCTTCGGCCTCTACGACGCCGTCCTCATCAAAGACAACCACATCGCGGCCGTGGGGGGGACGGGGAAGGCGGTGGAACTGGCCCGCGCGGCCGTCACGGGCGGCACGCCGGTCGAGGTGGAGGTGCAGCGCCTGCAGGACCTCGAGGAGGCCATCCAGGCCGGCGCCGACGTGGTCATGCTCGACAACATGACCGTCGCGGAGGTCAAGGAGGCGGTGCTCTGTTCACGCGGCAGGGTGAAGCTGGAGGCCTCCGGCGGCATAGACCTGGAGAACGTCGCCGCCTATGCCGGGACCGGGGTTGACTTCATCTCCGTGGGGGCCCTGACCCACAGCGCCAGGGCCCTCGATATCGCGCTGGACCTGGAATAG
- the nadB gene encoding L-aspartate oxidase, whose amino-acid sequence MIPRYLVNFDLEDLPSVAFDLIVVGSGVAGLSTALRAARHYRVALLTKTTLTVTATRIAQGGIASALGADDSPELHFQDTITAGKGLCEEGAVWALVREGPMRITELIEEVGAHFDCVDGHLDLTIEGGHSRRRVAHAQGDATGSELEASLTRRLLYNKRLDIFENHYAIDILTVDGCCAGILGMDAEEGTINCFRAPAVVLAMGGMGQLYPVTTNPEICTGDGVSMALRAGAEVSDLEFLQFHPTALHLPETPRWLISEALRGEGAIIVDHAGKRVMEGVHRLKDLAPRDTVVNEMVRVMKEQERDHLLLDATHIPAEKLKERFPTIYRHCLEAGIDITEAPIPVSPAAHYMSGGVVTDLYGRTRIRGLFACGEVACTGVHGANRLASNSLLEGLVFSWRIMQELPGVIEGAARGARRLDGLKHKVRRSLLPVEIGLLRRFLQQMMMDCVGFRRSEEGLREAGDFLTKNLEVLQVEYLNPQGFELQNMIVLANLMQSAALMREESRGCHYRTDFPGQAEYWRRHIVFKLGGDAINHELRPVGALTDSGYDWSENAPGEA is encoded by the coding sequence GTGATCCCGCGCTACCTGGTCAACTTCGACCTCGAGGACCTGCCCAGCGTCGCCTTCGACCTCATCGTGGTCGGGAGCGGCGTGGCGGGGCTTTCCACCGCCCTGCGCGCGGCGCGGCACTACCGGGTAGCCCTGCTCACCAAGACCACCTTGACCGTCACCGCGACCAGGATAGCCCAGGGCGGCATCGCCTCCGCGCTTGGCGCCGACGACAGCCCGGAGCTCCATTTCCAGGACACCATCACCGCCGGTAAGGGCCTCTGTGAGGAGGGAGCGGTATGGGCCCTGGTGCGCGAGGGGCCCATGCGCATCACCGAGCTCATCGAGGAGGTCGGAGCCCATTTCGACTGCGTGGACGGCCACCTGGACCTGACCATAGAGGGCGGGCATTCCAGGCGGCGGGTGGCCCACGCGCAGGGAGACGCCACCGGCAGCGAGCTGGAGGCCAGCCTAACCCGCCGGCTGCTCTATAATAAGCGCCTGGACATCTTCGAGAACCACTACGCCATCGACATCCTCACCGTGGACGGTTGTTGCGCGGGTATCCTGGGCATGGACGCAGAGGAGGGGACCATCAACTGTTTCCGCGCTCCCGCGGTGGTGCTGGCCATGGGGGGAATGGGCCAGCTCTATCCCGTCACCACCAACCCCGAGATATGCACCGGAGACGGCGTTTCCATGGCCTTGCGCGCGGGAGCGGAGGTCTCCGACCTCGAGTTCCTGCAGTTCCACCCCACCGCGCTGCACCTTCCAGAGACCCCGCGCTGGTTGATCAGCGAGGCGCTGCGCGGTGAAGGGGCGATAATCGTGGACCATGCGGGAAAGAGGGTGATGGAGGGGGTCCACCGCCTCAAGGACCTGGCACCCCGCGACACGGTGGTCAACGAGATGGTCCGGGTCATGAAGGAGCAGGAGAGGGACCATCTCTTGCTGGACGCGACGCATATCCCCGCGGAGAAGCTCAAGGAAAGGTTCCCCACCATCTACAGGCACTGCCTCGAGGCGGGTATCGATATCACCGAGGCGCCCATACCGGTGTCTCCCGCCGCGCATTACATGAGTGGAGGCGTAGTCACCGACCTCTACGGCAGGACCCGCATCCGGGGCCTCTTCGCCTGCGGCGAGGTCGCCTGCACCGGCGTGCACGGGGCGAACCGCCTGGCGTCGAACTCCCTCCTGGAGGGCCTGGTGTTCAGTTGGCGCATCATGCAGGAGCTGCCCGGGGTGATCGAGGGCGCCGCCAGGGGCGCGCGACGGTTGGACGGCCTCAAGCACAAGGTCCGGAGGAGCCTGCTGCCGGTGGAGATAGGGCTGCTGCGCCGTTTCCTGCAGCAGATGATGATGGACTGCGTGGGGTTCCGCAGAAGCGAAGAGGGGTTGAGGGAAGCCGGCGATTTCCTCACCAAGAACCTGGAAGTGCTCCAGGTGGAATACCTCAACCCACAGGGGTTCGAGCTCCAGAACATGATCGTCCTGGCGAACCTGATGCAGTCGGCCGCGCTGATGCGCGAGGAGAGCCGCGGCTGCCATTACCGCACCGACTTCCCGGGACAGGCGGAATACTGGCGCAGGCATATAGTGTTTAAACTTGGCGGTGACGCGATAAACCACGAGCTGCGGCCGGTGGGAGCGCTCACGGACTCCGGCTACGACTGGTCGGAGAACGCTCCGGGAGAGGCATGA
- the nadA gene encoding quinolinate synthase NadA: MDTDAERLERIAQLRRERRAVILAHNYQRPEVQDIADFVGDSLGLARQAAGVDAEVIVFCGVHFMAETSAIVNPDKITLLPEPHAGCPLADTITPEGLITLKKLHPGAVVVTYVNSSAAVKAESDYCCTSGNAVEVVKAIEAPEIIFTPDKNLGRYVQRVTGRELIIWEGCCPIHDRITVEMVMEQKRLHPSALVVAHPECREEVLELADEVASTSGMFSVIERAGPGEIIVLTEAGMGHPLGKRFPDKQLFFPVEEPLCPDMKLITLEKVERSLHDLEPRVTVPEDIRLNALLAVERMLEIG, encoded by the coding sequence ATGGACACGGACGCCGAGAGGCTGGAGAGGATAGCGCAGCTGCGCCGGGAGCGCAGGGCGGTGATCCTCGCCCACAACTACCAGAGGCCGGAGGTACAGGATATCGCCGATTTCGTCGGCGATTCACTTGGCCTGGCCCGCCAGGCCGCCGGCGTGGACGCCGAGGTCATCGTCTTCTGCGGCGTCCACTTCATGGCCGAGACCTCGGCCATCGTCAACCCGGACAAGATCACCCTGCTGCCGGAGCCGCATGCGGGCTGCCCCCTCGCCGATACCATCACCCCGGAGGGACTGATCACCCTCAAGAAGCTTCACCCCGGCGCCGTGGTGGTCACCTACGTGAACTCCAGCGCCGCCGTCAAGGCAGAGAGCGACTACTGCTGCACCTCGGGCAACGCCGTCGAGGTCGTAAAGGCCATCGAGGCGCCCGAGATCATCTTCACGCCCGATAAAAACCTGGGCCGCTATGTGCAGAGGGTCACGGGCAGGGAGCTGATAATCTGGGAGGGATGCTGCCCCATCCACGACAGGATCACCGTGGAGATGGTGATGGAGCAGAAGAGGCTTCACCCGTCGGCCCTGGTGGTAGCCCACCCGGAGTGCCGCGAGGAAGTGCTGGAACTCGCGGACGAGGTCGCCAGCACATCCGGCATGTTCTCGGTGATCGAGAGGGCGGGCCCGGGGGAGATCATCGTGCTGACCGAGGCGGGCATGGGACATCCGCTGGGAAAGCGGTTCCCCGACAAGCAGCTGTTCTTCCCCGTAGAGGAGCCGTTGTGCCCCGACATGAAGCTGATAACCCTGGAGAAGGTGGAGCGGTCCCTGCACGACCTGGAGCCGAGGGTCACGGTACCGGAGGACATCCGCCTCAACGCCCTGCTGGCAGTGGAGAGGATGCTGGAAATAGGATAG
- the panD gene encoding aspartate 1-decarboxylase: protein MQRTMLKSKIHRATVTDADLHYVGSITIDKELMEAADLIPYEKVMVVDIDNGSRLETYVIGGEPGSGTIAMNGAAARLIHKGDTIIIFSFCVVDEVEAVNLKPRVVLVDELNHISLIEDHVTADDIC from the coding sequence ATGCAGCGCACCATGCTCAAGAGCAAGATACACCGCGCGACGGTGACCGACGCGGACCTTCACTATGTCGGGAGCATAACCATAGACAAGGAACTGATGGAGGCGGCCGACCTCATACCCTATGAAAAGGTGATGGTCGTCGACATCGACAACGGCAGCCGCCTGGAGACCTACGTCATCGGGGGCGAGCCTGGATCGGGCACCATCGCAATGAACGGGGCCGCGGCCCGCCTCATCCACAAGGGCGACACCATCATCATCTTCTCGTTCTGCGTCGTGGACGAGGTCGAGGCCGTCAACCTGAAGCCCCGGGTGGTCCTGGTCGATGAGCTCAACCACATCAGCCTCATCGAGGACCACGTGACCGCGGACGATATCTGCTGA
- the panC gene encoding pantoate--beta-alanine ligase: MRVINTVKEMKRAAAEQLGAGKTVGLVPTMGFFHAGHVSLMRAAREDCGFVVVSLFVNPTQFGRGEDLEDYPRDLERDCAIAEEAGVDCVFHPGVEEMYPQPYHTYVELEKVSRVLCGASRPGHFRGVATVVAKLFHIVPARRAYFGLKDAQQVWVIRKMVRDLDFDIEVVACPTVREEDGLAMSSRNIYLEAEERAAATVLNRSLVLARELAAEGERDAAKVIARMREFIEEEPLVRTEYIEALDWGLLEPARELRGEVLIALAARVGKARLIDNVLLEIPDV, encoded by the coding sequence ATGCGCGTCATCAACACGGTGAAGGAGATGAAGAGAGCGGCAGCGGAGCAGCTCGGCGCGGGAAAGACGGTCGGGCTAGTGCCGACCATGGGCTTCTTCCACGCGGGACACGTCTCCCTTATGCGAGCGGCCCGCGAGGATTGCGGCTTTGTCGTGGTCAGCCTCTTCGTCAACCCCACCCAGTTCGGCCGCGGAGAGGACCTGGAGGACTACCCGCGCGATCTCGAGCGCGACTGCGCCATAGCAGAGGAGGCTGGGGTCGACTGTGTCTTCCACCCCGGGGTGGAGGAGATGTACCCGCAGCCCTATCATACCTACGTCGAGCTGGAAAAGGTTTCCCGCGTCCTTTGCGGCGCATCGCGTCCCGGGCACTTCCGCGGCGTAGCCACTGTCGTGGCCAAGCTCTTTCATATCGTCCCGGCCCGGCGCGCCTACTTTGGGCTCAAGGACGCCCAGCAGGTGTGGGTTATCCGCAAGATGGTGCGCGACCTCGACTTCGACATCGAGGTAGTGGCCTGCCCCACGGTGCGGGAGGAAGACGGGTTGGCCATGAGTTCCCGCAACATTTACCTGGAGGCGGAGGAGCGCGCAGCGGCGACCGTGCTGAACCGTTCGCTCGTGCTCGCGCGGGAGCTTGCCGCGGAGGGGGAGCGCGATGCCGCCAAGGTCATAGCGCGCATGCGGGAGTTCATAGAGGAAGAACCGCTGGTGCGGACGGAATACATAGAGGCATTGGACTGGGGACTCCTCGAGCCGGCGAGAGAGCTGCGTGGCGAGGTGCTCATCGCGCTGGCGGCGCGGGTCGGCAAGGCCCGGCTCATCGACAATGTGCTGCTGGAAATCCCGGATGTATAG
- a CDS encoding Rossmann-like and DUF2520 domain-containing protein: MARRVDRFVIIGGGRVGTAVGHILQGKGERVVAVASRSDASLETVEKHIRGAMLTSDVVKAGKKGNVIVITTPDDLIADTILTLVSGKAVGKGDHIVHMSGALGLDVLEPAEELGARTACIHPLQTFADVRGAVRSIPGSVFAVTARSEAIQAWAEGLVRKLGGEPVLLAEKDKTLYHIGAVVASNLLVALEHAAELVYQEIGMQREKALKALLPLIEGTVRNLKRLGTERALTGPVARGDIGVLRRHLEELHGEDRELLLKVYTSLSMFALDLAEADVSKARCEEIEELLQHYS, translated from the coding sequence ATGGCTAGAAGAGTGGACCGCTTCGTGATCATCGGCGGTGGCAGGGTCGGAACGGCCGTGGGGCACATCCTGCAGGGCAAGGGAGAAAGGGTGGTCGCCGTGGCTTCGCGCAGCGACGCATCCCTCGAGACGGTGGAGAAGCACATCCGGGGGGCCATGCTCACCTCCGACGTGGTCAAGGCGGGCAAGAAGGGCAACGTCATCGTCATCACCACCCCCGACGACCTCATCGCCGATACCATCCTCACCCTGGTGAGCGGGAAGGCGGTGGGCAAGGGCGACCACATCGTGCATATGAGCGGGGCCCTGGGGTTGGACGTGCTCGAGCCGGCCGAGGAGTTGGGGGCCAGGACCGCCTGCATCCACCCGCTGCAGACCTTCGCCGACGTGCGCGGGGCGGTGAGGAGCATACCCGGCTCGGTCTTCGCGGTGACCGCCCGCAGCGAGGCCATCCAGGCCTGGGCGGAGGGACTGGTGAGGAAATTGGGGGGCGAGCCCGTGCTCCTGGCCGAGAAGGACAAGACCCTCTACCACATCGGCGCGGTGGTGGCCAGCAACCTGCTGGTGGCCTTGGAGCATGCGGCCGAACTGGTCTACCAGGAGATCGGCATGCAGCGCGAGAAAGCGCTGAAGGCCCTCCTGCCGCTCATAGAGGGGACGGTGCGGAACCTAAAGCGGCTGGGCACTGAGAGGGCGCTCACCGGGCCGGTGGCGCGGGGGGATATCGGCGTGCTCCGTCGCCACCTGGAAGAACTGCATGGCGAGGACCGCGAGCTGCTGCTCAAGGTATACACCTCCCTCTCCATGTTCGCCCTCGACCTGGCGGAGGCCGATGTCAGCAAGGCCCGCTGCGAGGAGATCGAGGAACTCCTGCAGCATTACTCCTGA
- the folK gene encoding 2-amino-4-hydroxy-6-hydroxymethyldihydropteridine diphosphokinase, translating into MDGEEKHRVYLGMGGNLGDRRANLLAALRLLDAMEGVSVLEVSSVYETAPWGVEEQPDFLNLVALVSTSRDPHGMLDACMEVEKGLGRVRAERWGPRVIDVDILLYDDLSVEEDGLVIPHPRMLERDFVMVPLAELRHGKPAPTAGGAPGLAGGGGTGEIRPAFRYGKEEWHG; encoded by the coding sequence ATGGATGGTGAAGAAAAGCACCGGGTTTACCTGGGGATGGGCGGCAACCTGGGCGACCGCAGGGCCAACCTGCTGGCGGCCTTGCGCCTGCTCGACGCCATGGAGGGCGTGAGCGTCCTCGAGGTGTCGTCCGTGTACGAAACAGCACCGTGGGGAGTGGAGGAGCAGCCGGATTTCCTGAACCTGGTGGCGCTGGTGTCCACTTCCCGCGATCCCCACGGCATGCTGGACGCCTGCATGGAGGTGGAGAAAGGGCTCGGACGGGTGAGGGCGGAGAGGTGGGGCCCGCGCGTCATCGACGTGGACATACTGCTCTACGACGACCTTAGCGTGGAGGAGGACGGCCTGGTCATCCCCCACCCGCGCATGCTGGAAAGGGATTTCGTCATGGTCCCGCTGGCGGAGCTGCGGCACGGGAAGCCGGCGCCGACCGCGGGCGGGGCGCCTGGGCTCGCCGGGGGCGGGGGCACCGGAGAAATACGGCCAGCCTTCCGGTATGGCAAGGAGGAGTGGCATGGCTAG
- the folB gene encoding dihydroneopterin aldolase, with amino-acid sequence MVPTAKIVISGIKAYAFHGCTPEEKEKGQDFIVDIELEYDAARAVENDDLAEAVDYDALATDVYELVTRERYDLVETLAARIGERIMDTTPASRLLVRVRKPQAPLSQEVGEVAVEVVLASDGW; translated from the coding sequence ATGGTCCCCACGGCGAAGATAGTCATCTCCGGCATCAAGGCCTACGCCTTCCACGGCTGCACGCCCGAGGAGAAGGAGAAAGGGCAGGACTTCATAGTGGACATCGAGCTGGAATACGACGCCGCGCGGGCGGTGGAGAACGACGACCTGGCGGAGGCGGTGGACTACGATGCCCTTGCCACGGACGTCTACGAACTGGTCACCCGGGAGAGGTACGACCTCGTCGAGACCCTGGCCGCGCGCATCGGAGAGCGCATCATGGATACCACCCCCGCCTCGCGCCTGCTGGTGAGGGTGCGCAAGCCGCAGGCCCCCTTGAGCCAGGAAGTCGGCGAGGTGGCGGTGGAGGTGGTCCTGGCAAGCGATGGATGGTGA
- a CDS encoding peptidylprolyl isomerase, with protein sequence MGKAQKLKQQRKEEEEKRREQERKDIWRKAIIVVACIATIAVTVGLVILVNYMKEEEKKKEAEPRITSELVLETSKGEIIVGLFGEDAPMNVQHITDLANQGFYDGLLWYRVEDFVVQTGSHYQSLVAEAGEATPDEAKLQEALTADQGVGVVIDEIGISATRGVISFAKPSDPQTGQYQANSATTDFFILKTDRTDLDPYFSVFGKVTSGMDVVDTLEDTDVLITATVREK encoded by the coding sequence TTGGGCAAGGCTCAGAAACTGAAACAGCAGCGCAAGGAGGAGGAGGAGAAGCGGCGGGAGCAGGAGCGCAAGGACATCTGGCGCAAGGCCATCATCGTCGTCGCCTGCATCGCGACCATCGCCGTCACCGTGGGCCTCGTCATCCTGGTCAACTACATGAAAGAGGAGGAGAAGAAGAAGGAGGCGGAGCCCAGGATCACCTCCGAGCTGGTCCTGGAGACCAGCAAGGGGGAGATAATCGTGGGGCTCTTTGGTGAGGATGCGCCCATGAACGTCCAGCACATCACCGACCTGGCGAACCAGGGGTTCTACGATGGCCTTCTCTGGTACCGGGTGGAGGACTTCGTGGTCCAGACCGGGAGTCATTACCAGTCGCTGGTCGCAGAGGCGGGGGAGGCTACCCCTGACGAGGCGAAGTTGCAGGAGGCGTTGACGGCGGACCAGGGGGTGGGCGTGGTAATAGACGAGATCGGGATCTCCGCCACCAGGGGCGTTATATCCTTTGCGAAGCCCAGCGATCCCCAGACAGGACAATACCAGGCCAATTCAGCGACTACGGATTTCTTCATCCTCAAGACGGACAGAACTGACCTTGACCCATATTTCAGCGTCTTCGGGAAGGTGACTTCCGGCATGGACGTGGTGGACACGCTGGAGGATACGGACGTGCTCATCACGGCGACGGTCAGAGAGAAGTGA